A genome region from Methanobacterium subterraneum includes the following:
- a CDS encoding metallophosphoesterase produces the protein MIGIMSDSHDHMGGIRAAVKVFNQEKVELVVHAGDLISPFTAGAFDKLHAPLEAIFGNNDGERRGLMAAYAELCPLEDFKELEVDGRKIALIHGTTEALVDALRESGKYDLVIRGHTHRMEVTEGSTMVVNPGETCGYLSGEKTVVLLDTQDLSWEKVQL, from the coding sequence ATGATAGGTATAATGTCTGACAGCCACGACCATATGGGTGGAATCCGGGCTGCAGTGAAAGTATTTAACCAGGAAAAGGTTGAACTAGTGGTGCATGCAGGGGATCTCATATCACCATTCACCGCTGGAGCATTTGATAAACTCCATGCACCATTAGAAGCAATTTTTGGAAATAATGATGGTGAAAGACGTGGTTTAATGGCTGCTTACGCAGAACTATGTCCACTGGAAGATTTCAAGGAACTGGAGGTTGATGGGAGGAAAATTGCCCTAATTCACGGGACAACCGAAGCACTGGTAGATGCCCTCCGGGAAAGTGGTAAATACGACCTGGTTATAAGGGGCCACACCCACCGGATGGAAGTAACTGAAGGGTCGACAATGGTTGTCAATCCTGGTGAAACCTGCGGATATTTGTCTGGTGAGAAGACAGTGGTCCTCTTGGACACCCAGGACCTCAGCTGGGAGAAAGTTCAACTCTGA
- a CDS encoding TrkH family potassium uptake protein: MRNYLGKKDLILIANPLGIIMQGIGAVILIPIIIALIFDEPFIGSLAFGLFSIGLGSILRRLPADYNRLKLKHGMIIASVAWLWAALIGSFCLMYSTNIDFLNAYFESMSAWSGSGLSIYADVEILPKSVLFLRSLEQWVGGLGVVIVVIGILIRPGTAAARLYKSEAREEKIKPSITSTVKTIWWIYLLYTIIGIILYVLAGMPLFDAINNTFTNLSTGGMSIKNDNIGAYGSTAIYIITMILMIIGGTSFLVHYKALKGRVIDVFHDIQFQAMIIILSVFYILLVVNAEFTSIDSAFFVISALSCTGSNIQPVSAMINWPDYAKVVILGAMIIGMSAGSTTGAVKLIRVVTLIKGFYWEIKRILSPQGSIIPRKISGKPVDDVEIREAGSYTFIYLIFIFISWLVMVSYGFGAIDSLFEVASAQGNVGLSMGIVSANMPDVPQIFMIFNMWIGRIEIIPALVLLKGLWDVFKG, from the coding sequence ATGAGAAACTATCTGGGGAAAAAGGATCTAATCTTAATTGCTAACCCTTTAGGTATAATAATGCAGGGTATTGGTGCAGTGATACTTATACCCATAATAATTGCACTGATTTTCGATGAACCATTTATTGGTTCACTGGCTTTCGGACTTTTTTCAATAGGATTGGGATCCATCTTAAGAAGGTTGCCTGCGGATTATAACCGGCTGAAACTTAAACACGGAATGATAATCGCTTCAGTAGCCTGGCTATGGGCGGCCCTTATTGGGAGTTTCTGTTTAATGTATTCCACTAATATAGACTTTTTAAATGCTTATTTTGAGAGTATGTCTGCCTGGAGTGGTAGTGGTCTGAGTATCTACGCTGATGTGGAAATACTGCCCAAATCTGTTCTATTTTTAAGGAGTCTTGAACAGTGGGTAGGGGGATTGGGAGTGGTTATTGTGGTAATCGGGATTTTAATAAGACCCGGAACTGCAGCAGCCCGTTTATATAAATCTGAAGCACGAGAAGAAAAGATAAAACCCAGCATAACCAGTACGGTAAAGACCATATGGTGGATATACCTTTTATACACAATTATTGGAATAATTCTATATGTACTGGCAGGGATGCCCCTTTTTGATGCTATTAACAATACCTTTACCAACCTTTCCACCGGTGGGATGTCCATTAAAAATGATAACATTGGAGCCTACGGAAGCACTGCCATTTACATTATCACCATGATACTGATGATCATTGGCGGTACCAGTTTCCTGGTTCATTACAAGGCTCTGAAAGGGAGGGTTATTGATGTTTTTCATGATATACAGTTCCAAGCTATGATAATAATATTAAGCGTATTTTATATCCTCCTAGTGGTTAATGCTGAATTCACTTCCATTGATTCTGCTTTTTTCGTCATATCTGCCCTAAGTTGTACCGGATCCAACATCCAACCAGTGAGTGCCATGATTAACTGGCCAGACTATGCCAAAGTAGTTATCTTGGGAGCCATGATCATTGGTATGTCTGCTGGTTCCACCACCGGTGCTGTAAAACTTATTAGGGTGGTAACCCTGATCAAAGGTTTTTACTGGGAGATCAAGAGGATACTGTCACCCCAGGGTTCGATTATTCCCCGTAAAATAAGTGGTAAACCTGTAGATGATGTGGAGATCAGAGAAGCCGGAAGTTACACCTTCATATATCTCATTTTCATCTTCATTAGCTGGTTGGTGATGGTGAGTTATGGTTTCGGCGCTATTGATTCATTATTTGAAGTAGCATCAGCCCAGGGAAATGTGGGGCTTTCCATGGGAATCGTTTCTGCAAATATGCCTGATGTTCCACAGATCTTCATGATATTCAACATGTGGATCGGTCGGATTGAAATCATACCTGCACTGGTACTTCTAAAAGGATTATGGGACGTTTTTAAGGGATAA
- a CDS encoding metal-dependent hydrolase has translation MDLFTHFIVPFAILTLLNLKDLTIKDRLAGGFGGISIDFDFLLFAIGFLFPELFIFTHRGITHSFIFGLVTAIMFIFIISRPGVYGIINYIIKKDVQVEFSWKSVLLAYFGVLTHLFLDFLTTGGIPLLYPFSLTRFTANIYYYTDPVTTIAALGVLIILYLRLDPKYKKIALTGFLILLISFGGIRAYEKMGALESQTLSDGYTQINAYPTQDMFTWTLVESDGGGKYRVFTYNTLNKVSSNLREVNNLTILNGSYESGQGAIKYANTLPEVEKFRWTSPHTAINATKTGSLWNVTYTDFVGTHYGASELSVLVH, from the coding sequence ATGGATCTCTTCACCCACTTCATTGTACCCTTTGCCATTTTAACCCTGCTAAACCTTAAAGATTTAACCATTAAAGACCGGCTGGCAGGGGGTTTCGGAGGGATATCCATTGATTTTGACTTCCTTTTATTTGCAATCGGATTTCTTTTCCCAGAACTCTTCATATTCACCCATAGGGGAATAACCCACAGTTTCATCTTTGGACTGGTAACTGCCATCATGTTTATCTTCATAATATCCAGGCCCGGTGTATATGGCATTATTAACTACATTATAAAAAAGGATGTGCAGGTGGAATTCAGTTGGAAGAGTGTATTATTAGCATACTTCGGAGTGTTAACCCATCTTTTCCTGGACTTTCTAACCACTGGAGGCATACCTTTACTCTACCCCTTTTCCCTGACCCGCTTCACTGCCAACATATATTATTATACCGACCCTGTAACCACTATCGCGGCCCTGGGCGTCCTGATCATCCTATATCTTCGTTTAGACCCGAAATACAAAAAAATAGCCCTGACTGGTTTCCTGATATTGTTAATCTCCTTTGGTGGAATCCGTGCCTATGAAAAGATGGGCGCTCTCGAGAGTCAGACTCTCAGTGATGGTTACACTCAGATAAATGCCTATCCCACCCAGGATATGTTCACCTGGACCCTGGTTGAAAGTGATGGTGGGGGAAAGTACCGGGTATTCACCTACAACACCCTGAATAAGGTTTCATCCAATTTAAGAGAAGTTAATAACCTCACCATTCTAAACGGGAGCTATGAATCTGGTCAGGGGGCTATTAAATATGCTAACACCCTCCCGGAAGTGGAGAAGTTCCGGTGGACTTCACCCCATACCGCAATAAATGCCACCAAAACAGGTTCTCTTTGGAATGTGACCTACACTGATTTTGTGGGAACCCATTATGGTGCCAGTGAATTATCAGTTCTGGTACATTAA
- a CDS encoding 3H domain-containing protein yields the protein MQVPNTSTPIVPSIPFSVIKYPIIAVVGLLTYGIIGSLLIMHLDIINAVYFTIITTATVGYGDISPQSPLQKFFVVTLVLGGASLIAYAFTLIIMVVSMTVEDITSGARHRRMIKAAKNHFVLCGYGRVGSAVHNELLKRNYKVIIVEKDPAIVEKELWDDKNILAIPGDATDESVMMDAGIDKARGVIITTGDDVDNLFITLTAREIHPDIWIVTRASKKVNIKRLYRSGANQVISPESSGAEDIYFAAIQPTIMKITEMHEVGDIRKESEIILKHGCALENIEYHLPEFKEPLARKIGITEIDQLDRFLDSLDKDPQRKKSLERIYESVSGIHSHWISGPDKETLKKVADELKKEGFLLGIDLSEEEIKEVARKYGRLVEVVIKPEIRITEIHDVRDIQDEAEIILKHGCVLEDIEYYLPGFQEPLKRNIQLKEINEMGRFLKKLEEDSARMEALERLYTLSGGGIHSHRITGPDTRSLAQVEKELKNKRFLLGVNLRQEEISLKIKEYGRVGEVLLRHEPGLIDDKNIIIGNGGRILDSKHYLPGLEQVVTRKLYLKNYDDLTRCEAEYKKPDAKRSLDTLSQISRNIHSHTVSAGDVETIKKIIKALDESGQLLGVDLPEKEIWAIVESAEPTGFCVE from the coding sequence TTGCAGGTCCCTAACACTTCAACGCCTATTGTTCCTTCAATTCCATTTTCGGTGATTAAGTATCCAATAATCGCTGTAGTAGGATTGTTAACCTATGGCATAATTGGATCATTACTGATCATGCACCTTGATATTATAAATGCAGTTTATTTCACGATCATTACCACGGCCACTGTGGGTTATGGAGATATAAGCCCCCAAAGTCCATTACAAAAATTTTTCGTGGTCACCTTGGTCCTGGGAGGGGCCAGTTTAATTGCTTATGCATTCACTTTGATAATTATGGTGGTTTCCATGACTGTAGAAGATATAACCTCTGGAGCAAGGCATAGGAGAATGATAAAAGCCGCCAAGAACCATTTCGTACTTTGCGGCTATGGAAGAGTAGGGAGTGCAGTTCATAATGAACTTTTAAAAAGGAATTACAAAGTTATCATTGTGGAGAAAGACCCAGCTATTGTGGAGAAAGAACTCTGGGATGACAAGAATATCCTGGCCATACCTGGCGATGCCACTGATGAAAGTGTGATGATGGATGCAGGGATAGATAAAGCCAGAGGGGTTATAATCACCACTGGTGATGATGTGGATAACCTTTTCATCACCCTCACTGCACGGGAGATACATCCTGATATTTGGATTGTTACCAGGGCCAGTAAAAAGGTTAATATAAAGAGATTATACCGTTCAGGAGCTAATCAGGTCATATCCCCTGAAAGCAGTGGTGCTGAGGATATTTATTTTGCAGCTATTCAGCCCACCATCATGAAGATCACCGAGATGCATGAAGTGGGAGATATTCGCAAGGAATCAGAAATAATCCTCAAACACGGTTGTGCCCTGGAAAATATAGAGTATCACCTGCCTGAATTCAAAGAACCTCTGGCCAGGAAAATTGGAATTACAGAAATCGACCAGTTGGACCGGTTTTTAGATAGTCTGGATAAAGATCCCCAGCGTAAAAAATCACTGGAACGGATCTATGAATCAGTGAGTGGTATTCATTCCCACTGGATTTCAGGACCAGATAAGGAAACCCTGAAAAAAGTAGCTGATGAACTAAAAAAAGAAGGATTTCTCCTGGGTATTGATCTTAGTGAAGAGGAGATCAAGGAAGTTGCCCGGAAATACGGTCGTCTGGTGGAAGTGGTTATCAAACCGGAGATCAGGATCACTGAAATTCATGATGTAAGGGATATTCAGGATGAAGCAGAAATCATATTAAAACACGGGTGCGTCCTAGAGGACATTGAATACTATCTCCCTGGATTCCAAGAACCCTTAAAGAGAAACATCCAATTGAAAGAGATAAATGAGATGGGGAGATTTTTGAAAAAACTGGAAGAGGACTCCGCTAGAATGGAAGCCTTGGAAAGGCTTTACACCCTATCAGGTGGAGGTATACATTCACATCGAATAACTGGCCCTGACACCAGGAGTCTGGCCCAGGTGGAGAAAGAACTTAAAAATAAAAGATTCCTACTGGGGGTCAATCTCCGTCAGGAAGAGATTTCCCTAAAGATTAAAGAATACGGTAGGGTCGGTGAAGTGTTACTGCGCCATGAACCAGGTTTAATTGATGATAAAAATATTATTATTGGTAATGGTGGGCGGATACTGGACTCCAAACATTATCTCCCTGGTCTGGAGCAGGTTGTAACCCGGAAACTTTACCTTAAAAACTACGATGATCTTACTAGATGCGAAGCGGAATATAAAAAACCAGATGCCAAGAGATCCCTGGATACACTATCACAGATATCCCGAAACATCCACTCTCATACTGTCTCTGCAGGGGATGTGGAGACCATTAAAAAGATAATCAAGGCTTTAGATGAATCAGGACAACTTTTAGGAGTTGACTTACCTGAAAAAGAGATATGGGCCATTGTAGAAAGTGCAGAGCCCACTGGTTTCTGTGTAGAATAA
- a CDS encoding helix-hairpin-helix domain-containing protein — protein MSTYKISALKDIKQIPGVGDVIAEDLWDLGIRSPEDLKDQDPEELYLQLCALQDSKVDKCMLYVFRCVVYYVSHDKHEAELLKWWNWKDKKE, from the coding sequence ATGAGTACTTATAAAATTTCAGCTTTAAAAGATATTAAACAGATCCCGGGGGTGGGGGATGTAATTGCTGAAGATTTATGGGACCTGGGCATAAGGTCTCCTGAGGATCTTAAAGACCAGGATCCTGAAGAACTTTATCTCCAACTATGTGCTTTACAGGACTCTAAAGTGGATAAATGCATGTTATATGTTTTCCGGTGTGTTGTTTACTATGTTTCACATGATAAACATGAAGCTGAACTTCTTAAATGGTGGAACTGGAAAGATAAGAAGGAATAA
- a CDS encoding UPF0104 family protein: MKYKTLLLMTAGVGVLAVMVLIIGPEKIEGAIKQSNPWYLALAVIIQLIIYGLWTERWAITTNSVGISISRRHLLPMLLVGLAINNITPSGRGGGEPVRAYILGKYSNSPTETAFATVIADRGLDTFPFIALAVITIITAILYIKLPSWMVITLIVCLAVLIILFALALYMCINREFGDRTVKWVLKLVNRISNKFHDKIRERAINAVVGFQDSMRVMINDRKVLLYGIPLSFIIWFLEILRVYVVFLALNVNAPLEIIAAVFVISTLIGMIPLLPGGLGAVDGMMILLYSYAGIPASVSAAATIVERLISFWMTSIIGVAVMPYFGVDAVEKLSKKS, from the coding sequence ATGAAGTATAAAACCCTCCTTCTTATGACTGCCGGGGTGGGAGTTCTGGCGGTGATGGTTCTCATAATTGGTCCCGAGAAGATCGAAGGCGCCATTAAACAGTCCAACCCCTGGTATCTGGCATTGGCGGTTATTATTCAACTAATAATATATGGTTTATGGACTGAAAGATGGGCAATTACCACTAATTCAGTGGGAATATCCATCAGCCGCCGACACCTGCTCCCCATGCTCCTGGTGGGTCTGGCCATCAACAACATCACTCCCAGTGGAAGGGGGGGAGGAGAACCAGTAAGGGCATATATACTGGGTAAATATTCAAATTCCCCCACCGAAACAGCCTTCGCCACCGTAATCGCAGATAGGGGTTTGGATACGTTCCCATTCATAGCCTTAGCGGTAATAACTATAATTACTGCAATCTTGTACATTAAACTACCCTCATGGATGGTTATAACTCTCATTGTCTGTCTTGCAGTGTTAATAATCCTTTTTGCACTGGCTCTTTACATGTGCATAAACCGTGAATTTGGGGATAGAACTGTAAAATGGGTTTTAAAACTTGTGAATAGAATTTCAAATAAATTCCACGATAAAATTAGAGAGAGAGCCATCAATGCAGTTGTAGGATTTCAGGATAGTATGAGGGTCATGATTAACGACCGTAAAGTTCTTTTATACGGTATTCCCCTTTCCTTTATAATATGGTTCTTGGAAATCCTGAGAGTTTACGTGGTGTTCCTTGCCCTGAACGTTAACGCTCCTCTGGAGATCATCGCTGCTGTCTTTGTAATATCAACCCTTATTGGGATGATACCCCTGCTACCGGGAGGATTAGGGGCAGTGGATGGAATGATGATACTTCTCTATTCTTATGCAGGAATACCTGCCTCAGTCAGTGCAGCGGCCACCATTGTAGAAAGATTGATCTCCTTCTGGATGACCTCTATTATAGGAGTGGCAGTGATGCCCTACTTCGGGGTCGATGCGGTGGAAAAACTATCTAAAAAATCATAG
- a CDS encoding NAD(P)H-hydrate dehydratase, giving the protein MTPKDMMVADANADAMGIPRTSLMENAGRCLSNGLTKYKEPCKVAIYAGNGGNGGDGFVAARYLINRGFEVEVFLLSDPALIKSREASLNWKVLQSMNQGTSPLKLELVRDSSELHPTDAEVVVDALLGTGVKGKLREPVSTAVDIINQSEGFKVAVDVPTGVDPASGMVTDKAVQADVTITFHKVKVGLNIASVEYVGNIEVGDIGIPAEAELFTGPGDLLRIKKRDDESHKGQNGKVLVIGGSKEYSGAPALAALASLAAGADIVVVACPRELSPVIRSYSPDIIVHSLSNDFLNPKDTDELVELSEKFDAVVIGCGIGRESETALAVNDLVVEIENPMVIDADALKLVGPGVLPRRVHETVITPHAGEFREFSGIGAPLDMHDKIHVVKEVSRESETTVVLKGAVDIVARNDRLKLNRTGNPGMTVGGTGDCLAGLTGALLAQGHDGFEAAFLGAYINGLAGDIAAKKYGYNFKATDILDFIPRAFY; this is encoded by the coding sequence ATGACTCCCAAGGATATGATGGTTGCAGATGCCAATGCAGATGCTATGGGCATTCCAAGAACTTCTCTAATGGAAAACGCTGGAAGATGCCTGTCCAATGGACTAACAAAATACAAAGAGCCCTGTAAAGTGGCTATTTATGCTGGTAACGGTGGAAATGGTGGTGATGGATTCGTAGCTGCCCGATATCTAATTAACCGTGGTTTTGAAGTTGAAGTGTTTCTTTTATCCGACCCGGCACTTATAAAATCCAGGGAAGCCAGTTTAAACTGGAAAGTTCTCCAGTCCATGAACCAGGGTACTAGTCCACTCAAACTGGAACTGGTGAGGGATTCATCAGAACTGCACCCCACCGATGCGGAGGTGGTGGTGGATGCACTTCTAGGAACCGGGGTAAAGGGAAAACTCCGAGAACCAGTCTCAACTGCAGTGGATATCATCAACCAGTCCGAAGGGTTTAAAGTAGCAGTGGATGTGCCCACTGGTGTTGACCCTGCATCAGGAATGGTTACTGATAAAGCGGTTCAGGCTGATGTTACCATAACCTTCCACAAGGTTAAAGTGGGATTGAACATTGCCAGTGTGGAGTACGTGGGTAATATTGAGGTGGGTGACATTGGAATACCTGCTGAAGCAGAGTTATTCACTGGTCCAGGAGACCTTTTGCGCATCAAAAAGAGGGATGATGAATCCCATAAAGGTCAAAATGGTAAGGTTCTGGTAATTGGTGGGAGTAAAGAGTATTCTGGTGCTCCGGCACTGGCCGCACTTGCATCTCTGGCTGCTGGTGCAGATATAGTGGTGGTGGCCTGTCCACGGGAATTATCACCGGTAATTAGATCCTATTCTCCGGATATTATTGTGCATAGTTTATCCAATGATTTTCTTAACCCTAAAGACACTGATGAACTGGTTGAACTTTCAGAAAAATTTGATGCGGTGGTTATAGGGTGTGGGATAGGTCGGGAAAGTGAAACTGCACTGGCAGTTAATGACTTGGTGGTGGAAATTGAAAACCCAATGGTGATAGATGCCGATGCCCTTAAACTGGTGGGTCCTGGTGTTTTGCCACGCAGAGTTCATGAAACGGTGATAACACCCCATGCTGGGGAGTTCAGGGAATTTTCAGGTATAGGGGCTCCACTGGATATGCATGATAAGATTCATGTGGTTAAAGAGGTTTCCAGGGAATCTGAAACCACGGTGGTTTTAAAGGGAGCAGTAGATATCGTAGCTCGCAATGACCGACTCAAGTTAAACCGCACTGGAAATCCCGGAATGACTGTTGGGGGGACTGGGGATTGTCTGGCGGGGTTAACCGGAGCATTACTTGCCCAGGGGCATGATGGTTTCGAAGCAGCCTTTTTAGGAGCTTATATTAATGGTCTGGCCGGAGATATTGCAGCAAAAAAATATGGTTATAATTTCAAGGCCACGGATATTCTAGATTTTATTCCACGTGCATTCTATTAA
- a CDS encoding slipin family protein, which translates to MDLITMIIIGIVILIILGLSIRIVNQYERGVVFRVGKVIGVRQPGLRLIIPLVDRMVKPSLRIVTMPIPSQKIITQDNVSIDVAAVAYFKVIDAYKAVVEIENYNRAVNQISQTTVRSVVGQFTLDEVLSETPKINQKIQEIIDGHSEPWGIKVTNVEIKDIKLPDSMQRAIALQAEAEREKRAKIISAEGEYLAAGKLGEAADIISDHPVALQLRIMQVLSNIAAEQNSTIVFPAQLLNSIRDIKDFMGSELEFKEKDKK; encoded by the coding sequence ATGGATTTAATTACTATGATCATAATCGGCATAGTGATATTGATTATACTGGGTCTTTCCATTAGAATAGTGAACCAGTATGAAAGAGGGGTTGTTTTTAGAGTAGGGAAGGTTATTGGAGTTAGACAACCAGGACTTCGTCTTATAATTCCCCTGGTGGATAGGATGGTGAAACCATCCCTGCGGATTGTTACCATGCCCATCCCTTCCCAGAAGATCATCACTCAGGACAATGTATCCATTGATGTGGCAGCAGTAGCTTATTTCAAGGTGATAGATGCTTACAAGGCAGTGGTTGAAATTGAAAATTACAACCGTGCAGTTAACCAGATATCACAGACCACTGTCCGTAGTGTGGTGGGACAGTTTACCCTGGATGAGGTGCTCTCGGAAACACCAAAGATCAACCAGAAGATCCAGGAAATCATAGATGGGCACAGTGAACCATGGGGTATTAAGGTTACCAACGTGGAGATCAAAGATATTAAATTGCCAGACAGCATGCAAAGGGCAATTGCACTCCAGGCAGAAGCTGAGAGAGAAAAAAGAGCCAAAATCATATCTGCCGAAGGTGAATACCTGGCTGCTGGTAAACTGGGAGAAGCTGCAGACATCATCAGTGACCATCCCGTGGCACTACAGCTCCGTATCATGCAAGTTCTGAGTAACATCGCTGCTGAACAGAATTCCACCATCGTATTCCCAGCCCAGTTACTTAACAGTATCAGGGATATTAAAGATTTCATGGGATCGGAGTTGGAATTTAAAGAAAAAGACAAAAAATAA
- a CDS encoding MBL fold metallo-hydrolase — MPKINDIIVIEGRGYDSNVYVFEDVIVDTGTGQNMDYILKSIKEAGCSVGDLSLIVNTHHHYDHVGGNRYLDLDVAMHANDAQALEEGDEDALLATMFGTTMDKMEVTRKLSEGDKIHNFEVLLTPGHTSGSICLYDGETLLSGDTVFAGGGFGRVDLGGDMGEMRKSLERLDKLDVKYLLPGHGPAVEDGSQHIKMACEISTGFY; from the coding sequence TTGCCGAAAATCAACGATATCATTGTAATTGAGGGACGGGGATATGATTCAAATGTCTATGTATTTGAAGATGTAATCGTAGACACTGGAACCGGTCAAAACATGGACTACATTTTAAAATCCATCAAAGAAGCAGGATGCAGCGTTGGTGATCTGTCTCTAATTGTAAACACCCACCACCACTACGATCATGTGGGAGGCAACCGTTACCTGGATCTGGATGTGGCCATGCATGCCAATGATGCCCAGGCACTGGAAGAAGGGGATGAAGATGCCCTACTGGCCACCATGTTTGGAACAACCATGGATAAAATGGAAGTAACCCGTAAACTAAGTGAAGGGGATAAAATACACAACTTTGAAGTGTTACTCACCCCGGGCCATACTTCTGGCAGCATATGTCTGTATGATGGGGAAACCCTCCTCTCTGGTGACACAGTCTTCGCAGGGGGCGGTTTCGGACGGGTGGATCTAGGTGGAGATATGGGTGAAATGAGGAAATCCCTGGAAAGACTGGATAAACTGGATGTAAAGTACCTCCTACCAGGTCATGGTCCTGCAGTGGAAGATGGCTCCCAGCATATAAAAATGGCCTGTGAGATATCAACCGGGTTTTATTAA
- a CDS encoding transposase, whose product MKSENLVPKLFVPDEEKAMDFLRHVRWSSGVYCPVCKSFEVYNRGVQGKSRRYSCNSCGLNFSDLTGTVFANKKLPVGEIFYIIMNLDKKSVQRLSDELGHKWDSVYRVAHEFRESLMDKSTDPVLKGDVEIDEMYQSAGEKGLKKLSKD is encoded by the coding sequence ATGAAATCCGAAAATTTAGTTCCAAAATTGTTTGTTCCAGATGAAGAAAAGGCCATGGATTTTTTACGACATGTGAGGTGGTCTAGTGGAGTTTATTGTCCGGTGTGCAAATCTTTTGAAGTTTATAATCGGGGTGTTCAGGGTAAATCACGGCGCTATTCTTGCAATAGTTGTGGATTGAATTTTAGTGACCTTACTGGAACGGTATTTGCCAATAAAAAGCTTCCTGTGGGTGAGATATTTTATATCATTATGAATTTGGATAAAAAAAGTGTTCAAAGGCTTTCAGATGAGTTAGGTCATAAGTGGGATAGTGTTTATCGTGTAGCGCATGAATTTAGAGAAAGTTTGATGGATAAATCCACGGATCCTGTTTTGAAGGGTGATGTGGAAATAGATGAGATGTATCAATCTGCAGGTGAAAAGGGTTTAAAAAAACTATCCAAGGACTAG
- the fhcD gene encoding formylmethanofuran--tetrahydromethanopterin N-formyltransferase: protein MEINGVEIQDTFAEAFGIQVSRLLVTAATKKLAKIAATEATGYGTSVIGCPAEAGIDCYVPPQETPDGRPGYIIMICNMDKKKLDHELLERVGMCILTAATTAVFDAMKNPDEKMTTGKKLKFYGDGYEKMIEIDGRTIHSIPLMAGDFLVEEELGVRSGVAGGNLFIMADTPASGLLAAEAVVNAIESVPGTITPFPGGIVASGSKVGSNKYKFLGASTNEKMCVTLKDDVEGCQIPTNVDGVYEIVIDGVDEDAVKAAMKAGIEAAVKVPGVLKMSAGNFGGNLGAYKLNLHDLF from the coding sequence ATGGAAATAAACGGAGTGGAAATACAAGATACTTTTGCAGAAGCATTCGGTATACAGGTATCCCGACTGCTGGTAACCGCAGCAACCAAAAAACTGGCAAAGATCGCAGCTACTGAAGCCACTGGATACGGAACATCAGTCATTGGCTGCCCAGCTGAGGCAGGAATCGACTGTTACGTCCCACCGCAAGAAACCCCGGATGGCCGGCCTGGTTACATCATAATGATCTGTAACATGGACAAGAAGAAACTGGACCACGAATTACTGGAACGAGTGGGAATGTGTATATTAACTGCAGCCACCACCGCAGTCTTCGATGCCATGAAAAACCCAGATGAAAAAATGACCACCGGTAAGAAACTCAAATTCTACGGAGACGGTTACGAGAAAATGATTGAAATCGATGGAAGAACTATACACTCCATCCCCCTCATGGCCGGAGACTTCCTGGTGGAAGAAGAACTAGGTGTAAGATCAGGTGTAGCTGGAGGAAACCTATTCATAATGGCCGATACACCTGCATCAGGATTACTGGCTGCTGAAGCAGTGGTAAATGCCATAGAATCAGTACCAGGAACCATAACACCCTTCCCTGGTGGAATAGTAGCTTCTGGTTCCAAAGTAGGTTCCAACAAGTACAAATTCCTGGGTGCATCCACCAACGAAAAAATGTGCGTAACCCTCAAGGACGATGTTGAAGGATGCCAGATCCCAACTAACGTAGACGGAGTTTACGAAATCGTTATTGACGGTGTGGATGAAGACGCAGTAAAAGCCGCCATGAAAGCAGGTATAGAAGCAGCAGTAAAGGTCCCTGGTGTCTTAAAAATGAGTGCCGGAAACTTCGGTGGAAACCTGGGCGCCTACAAGTTAAACCTGCACGACCTGTTTTAA